In Coleofasciculus sp. FACHB-1120, one genomic interval encodes:
- a CDS encoding COP23 domain-containing protein, which yields MSPHLSRFASGAKSLVANSVALSVGVTILLNSGIAFAGSVQQAQLPGVEDEKTQPSDGDVVVDTDGSPDTTTNPETESENSTTANKPRFTCQLTNSQYMVMYHPKSQPDQAYAWATPSPLGGGWTAERRCNEISRRLESYRPDGLQEMRASVENNYNVVCITTQKNPDCRIVLTVPPGENPQLIRDRVFQNISIADSGQVTEGVNTFVGGRDAQMLNDLLNLGLSSLGGSTNRSSRRSQSVNLRPFLDRADGGTGTQLKGGVPMRSNRANPRLNPGNFR from the coding sequence ATGTCACCACATCTGTCTAGGTTCGCGTCTGGGGCAAAGTCCTTAGTTGCCAACAGTGTGGCTTTATCTGTCGGTGTAACAATTCTACTTAATAGCGGTATTGCCTTTGCCGGTTCTGTTCAGCAAGCGCAACTGCCAGGTGTAGAAGATGAGAAGACTCAGCCCTCGGATGGGGATGTTGTGGTAGACACCGATGGGAGTCCCGATACCACGACTAACCCAGAAACGGAATCAGAGAATAGTACAACTGCTAACAAGCCACGGTTTACCTGCCAGCTAACGAACAGTCAGTATATGGTGATGTATCACCCGAAGAGCCAACCCGATCAAGCTTATGCTTGGGCAACTCCCAGCCCTTTAGGGGGTGGCTGGACTGCTGAGAGACGTTGTAACGAAATTAGTCGCAGATTAGAATCTTATCGACCCGATGGTCTTCAGGAAATGCGGGCATCGGTAGAAAATAACTACAACGTTGTTTGCATCACAACTCAGAAAAATCCAGACTGCCGGATTGTGTTGACTGTGCCTCCAGGTGAAAATCCGCAGTTAATCCGCGATCGCGTCTTCCAAAATATCAGCATTGCTGACAGCGGACAGGTGACAGAGGGCGTCAATACCTTTGTCGGGGGCCGGGATGCTCAGATGCTCAACGATCTATTAAACTTGGGCTTATCTTCCCTTGGCGGAAGCACCAATCGCTCTAGTCGTAGATCGCAAAGCGTTAACCTGCGACCTTTCTTAGATCGAGCGGATGGTGGCACTGGCACCCAGTTGAAAGGCGGAGTGCCTATGCGCTCGAATCGAGCCAATCCTCGACTGAATCCAGGCAACTTCCGTTAA
- a CDS encoding CHAT domain-containing protein produces the protein MFSLTAIANPLQPVQAQPIIPAADGTGTIVTPDGNRLNISGGTLSKDQANLFHSFEQLGLNSGEIANFLSNPSIQNILGRVTGRNASYIDGLIQVTGGNSNLFLMNPAGIIFGSHASLNVPASFTATTATGIGFGSNWFNAIGANDYATLVGTPTQFIFHTPQAGSIVNAGSLAVSENLTLLGGTAVTTGQLSASGGQIAVVGVPGEKLVRLSLPGSPLSLEIQPLPVSNTAALPFSPLSLPSLLTGGNLANATGLTVNSDDTVRLTASGAEIGTQPGTAIASGTLNVSGQTGGTVYVLGNQASVISANINASGINGGGVVLIGGDYQGQGKVPNALQTLVTSDSVISADALHNGNGGKVIVFADDTASIYGTLTARGGVFSGNGGLIETSSKQFLNLTSTPNASASQGIGGTWLIDPTDITIVNSGGGGIGTNTVDVANINAALNTGTSVILDTATASGSPGAGNITQNSNAFISKTSGGDAALTLQANNDIILNGAIASSSGKLNVNLFADNDTNGSGAIAFTNATINTNGGNFTGVGRGNATYTNGIQLNNSIINVQGGNINLTGTGFFSGAGTTSNGISIQNNSVVQSTGTGSITLTGAVGSGTDGNDGVEIIQNSKVSSVNGNINIQGTGNGTGATNHGIHLSTASKIESTGTGNITLIGTSNGTGFNNDGISIGSSGTIVQSNSGNITLTGTSGTGVGSQDGTAVYASGRVRSQAGNINLSGTVKGTGSDSYGIIIVSEGVVESVGTGAITLNGTGASDAAGILLQDSGINPTGIGGSGNITLAANEINFIDSTNPGTPQIKGSGTLQLQPLTSSLGITIGGTVNDNRLNLNTSELNFLENGFSQIVIGRANSSGAITLAGNTTFFDPVTVRSPVGSGSITTTGYTLAGDDNATLTLQANQNITTGNIINSGRQITLTSFLGSINTSAGKLDTSAYSDNGGAIALTAFGNLTTGDLESWSVEGDAADISLSSKAGSINTGILDATTFDGDGGAIALTAFGEITTKSLQTWSDYGFSGEITLFANGKITTGDLDSRSYDSGIGGDITVTSSGGSLRIGDLFSYSQTNDAGSINLFAPKGNITTGILNTGSYGLDAGIPGNITLTAGSNITTNYIHAFSNGYGDGGEISLTSYTGTIGTQQVRSDSVSGDGGAIAFDANGNIITADLYSFSNNGDAGDISLYSDQGTINTGLLNATSSEGFGGAIAFDANGNITTADLYSFSNGGDAGDISLYSDQGTIKTGVVNATSSEGFGGDIDLDAFGNIITADLYSFSNSGDAGDISLYSDQGIIQTGLLNATSSEGVGGAIAFDANGNITTADLNSFSNSGDAGDISIYSDQGTIKTGLLNATSSEGYGGWITLEANGNITTGKVESWSVAGDGGDMSIYSEQGTIKTGLLNATSSEGYGGWITLEANGNITTGKVESWSVADDGGNISLYSNQGTINTELLDATSFEGVGGAIALEANGNITTGNVESWSINHDGGAIALNSITGSIDTKNVSSDSQSGNGGAIALTSNNGNITTSTINAQSMGSGTGGTVNITAGKFFRATGIFVDRNSLNSSISTAGGTNGGNITIRHNGSTTTPFIIGNASLNGTAGSITSGASNTIATIFSVPVPPATYIQGNIKIITFSPAPNLIPAKTPSQPVGIPQQEASQPQGTTALSPPANASQSLVEVDSALAQIDEPFTQEYEQYLGVNDTPTMSLTDARSTLQGIEASSGIKAGLIYAMFIPTTLTVNEAKSPSSSIHQNTDSLKPQKTENPQDHLELLLVTAEGQPIRKRLTGATREKVLKLADQFQTQVTNVKSSRSYIAPSQQMYQWLLAPLEKDLQKLGIQNLVFLMDGGLRTIPIAALHDGKAFILERYSVGLMPSLSLTDTRYQSLKNAQVLAMGISTFTDENPLPAVPRELSAIVPYLWKGKSFLNEDFTLKNLKAQRQKQPFEIVHLATHGEFNPGSPSNSYIQLWDTKLRLDQWRELGWNNPPVELLVLSACRTAVGNEQAELGFAGLAVQAGVKSALASLWYVSDEGTLGLMTEFYEQLKTAPIKAEALRQAQLAMLKGQVRLEGGRLRTRGGDISLPPQLLGIGNQVLSHPYYWSAFTMIGNPW, from the coding sequence GTGTTTTCACTCACAGCGATCGCTAACCCGCTTCAACCAGTACAAGCACAGCCGATTATCCCAGCGGCTGACGGCACCGGCACAATCGTTACCCCAGATGGGAACCGCCTTAATATTAGCGGCGGCACGCTTTCAAAGGATCAAGCAAATCTTTTCCATAGCTTTGAGCAGCTAGGGCTAAATTCTGGGGAAATTGCGAACTTTCTTTCTAACCCTAGTATTCAAAATATCTTAGGGCGCGTTACGGGTAGGAATGCCTCTTATATTGATGGCTTAATCCAAGTCACGGGAGGAAATTCTAACCTGTTCTTGATGAATCCAGCGGGGATTATCTTTGGTTCCCATGCCAGCCTGAATGTACCGGCTTCATTTACCGCTACCACTGCCACGGGTATCGGTTTTGGCAGTAATTGGTTTAATGCGATTGGTGCCAATGACTACGCTACCTTAGTCGGAACGCCTACCCAGTTTATCTTTCACACTCCTCAAGCAGGAAGCATTGTTAATGCAGGGAGTTTGGCAGTATCGGAGAATTTAACCCTGTTAGGTGGCACGGCGGTCACTACGGGGCAGCTGAGTGCATCTGGGGGGCAAATTGCTGTAGTCGGTGTACCGGGTGAGAAGTTAGTACGTTTGAGTCTACCTGGCAGTCCGCTAAGTTTGGAAATTCAACCGCTACCTGTCTCAAATACAGCCGCACTACCTTTTTCTCCCCTTTCTCTACCTTCGCTACTAACGGGCGGAAATCTCGCGAATGCCACGGGATTAACCGTCAATAGCGATGACACGGTACGATTGACCGCTTCTGGTGCTGAGATTGGCACACAACCGGGTACGGCCATTGCTTCTGGCACCCTGAATGTATCGGGTCAAACCGGCGGTACCGTCTATGTCTTGGGCAACCAAGCGAGTGTCATCAGTGCCAATATCAACGCTTCGGGCATCAATGGCGGCGGTGTGGTACTCATTGGCGGTGATTATCAGGGTCAAGGCAAAGTCCCAAATGCCTTACAAACATTAGTCACCAGCGACTCGGTGATTTCTGCCGACGCATTGCACAACGGTAATGGTGGAAAAGTTATTGTTTTTGCAGATGATACAGCCAGCATTTACGGGACACTGACAGCACGGGGAGGCGTTTTTTCTGGAAATGGTGGCTTGATTGAAACTTCTAGCAAACAGTTTCTCAATCTCACCAGTACGCCGAATGCCAGTGCTTCTCAAGGAATTGGTGGGACTTGGCTGATTGACCCGACCGATATCACGATTGTCAATAGCGGCGGCGGTGGAATTGGCACTAATACGGTGGATGTTGCCAATATTAATGCTGCCCTAAATACTGGCACCAGCGTCATCCTCGACACGGCAACTGCATCTGGTTCTCCAGGTGCCGGGAATATTACTCAAAATAGCAATGCTTTTATTAGCAAGACATCTGGGGGAGATGCTGCGCTTACTTTGCAAGCTAACAACGACATTATTCTAAATGGAGCGATCGCTTCCAGTAGCGGCAAGCTGAATGTAAATCTTTTTGCTGATAATGACACCAACGGTAGCGGCGCGATCGCCTTTACCAATGCCACGATTAATACTAACGGCGGCAATTTTACAGGAGTCGGTCGCGGAAATGCCACCTACACGAATGGCATTCAGCTCAACAACAGCATCATTAATGTCCAAGGCGGCAATATTAACCTGACGGGTACAGGATTTTTTAGTGGTGCTGGTACTACCAGTAACGGGATTTCAATTCAAAACAACAGTGTAGTGCAATCAACCGGAACGGGCAGCATTACCCTAACGGGTGCAGTTGGAAGTGGGACAGATGGAAATGACGGCGTAGAAATCATCCAAAACTCCAAAGTGAGTTCGGTGAATGGAAATATTAATATCCAGGGTACTGGTAACGGAACTGGCGCTACCAATCATGGAATCCATCTGTCTACAGCTAGCAAGATTGAATCAACCGGGACGGGGAATATTACCCTAATCGGCACCAGTAATGGCACGGGTTTCAACAATGACGGCATTTCGATTGGCAGTAGTGGCACCATTGTCCAATCCAACAGCGGGAATATTACCCTAACTGGCACCAGTGGTACTGGGGTGGGGAGTCAGGATGGAACGGCTGTTTATGCAAGCGGCAGAGTGCGATCGCAAGCGGGCAATATTAACCTAAGCGGCACTGTCAAGGGAACGGGCAGCGACAGCTACGGGATTATTATTGTCTCTGAAGGCGTCGTGGAATCCGTTGGGACAGGGGCGATTACCCTAAATGGCACTGGTGCGAGTGATGCAGCAGGGATTCTTTTACAAGACAGCGGCATTAATCCAACTGGAATTGGGGGTAGCGGTAATATCACTCTTGCCGCTAATGAAATTAATTTTATTGACTCTACGAATCCTGGCACCCCACAAATCAAGGGCAGCGGGACGCTTCAATTGCAGCCTCTGACTTCCAGTTTGGGCATTACCATTGGCGGGACTGTCAACGACAACCGCTTAAATTTAAACACCAGCGAACTCAATTTCTTAGAAAATGGGTTTTCTCAAATCGTCATTGGACGGGCAAACAGTAGTGGTGCGATTACTCTAGCTGGCAACACTACCTTCTTCGATCCCGTTACCGTGCGATCGCCTGTAGGTTCCGGTTCTATAACCACGACAGGTTATACTCTCGCCGGAGATGATAACGCGACGCTTACCCTGCAAGCCAACCAAAATATTACGACTGGCAATATTATCAATTCTGGTCGTCAGATTACGCTAACCAGCTTCCTCGGCAGTATCAACACCAGTGCAGGCAAGCTTGATACTAGCGCTTATAGCGATAACGGCGGCGCGATCGCACTGACGGCTTTTGGCAATCTTACCACTGGTGACTTGGAATCTTGGTCGGTTGAAGGCGATGCCGCGGATATCTCCCTCTCCAGTAAGGCAGGAAGCATTAACACTGGCATCTTGGACGCGACCACTTTTGACGGCGATGGCGGTGCGATCGCCCTAACAGCTTTTGGAGAAATTACAACAAAAAGCTTGCAAACTTGGTCGGATTATGGTTTCTCTGGAGAGATTACCCTGTTTGCCAATGGAAAGATTACCACGGGCGATCTAGATTCTCGCTCCTATGATTCTGGGATTGGAGGTGATATTACCGTTACTAGCAGTGGGGGAAGTCTCAGAATTGGAGATTTGTTCTCCTACTCTCAGACTAACGACGCGGGTTCAATTAACTTGTTTGCCCCTAAGGGCAACATTACCACTGGTATTCTCAACACAGGCTCTTATGGTCTGGATGCAGGCATTCCGGGGAACATCACCCTTACCGCCGGTAGCAACATTACCACCAACTACATTCATGCTTTTTCAAACGGTTACGGCGATGGGGGAGAGATTTCTCTGACAAGCTATACAGGAACGATTGGCACCCAACAAGTGCGATCGGATTCAGTAAGTGGCGACGGAGGCGCGATCGCATTTGATGCAAATGGCAATATTATTACCGCTGACTTGTACTCTTTCTCCAATAATGGGGATGCTGGTGATATCTCTCTCTACAGTGACCAGGGAACGATTAATACTGGGTTGTTAAATGCAACTTCCTCTGAAGGTTTTGGGGGCGCGATCGCATTTGATGCAAATGGCAATATTACTACCGCTGACTTGTACTCTTTCTCAAACGGTGGCGATGCGGGTGATATCTCTCTCTACAGTGACCAGGGAACTATCAAAACGGGAGTAGTTAATGCCACTTCCTCTGAAGGTTTTGGGGGTGACATTGACCTAGACGCTTTCGGCAACATTATCACCGCTGACTTGTACTCTTTCTCCAATAGTGGGGATGCTGGTGATATATCTCTCTACAGTGACCAGGGAATTATCCAAACTGGGTTATTAAATGCAACTTCCTCTGAAGGCGTTGGGGGCGCGATCGCATTTGATGCAAATGGCAATATTACTACTGCTGACTTAAACTCTTTCTCCAATAGTGGAGATGCTGGTGATATCTCTATTTACAGCGACCAGGGAACTATCAAAACTGGGTTGTTAAATGCAACTTCCTCTGAAGGGTATGGGGGATGGATCACCCTAGAAGCCAATGGCAACATTACCACAGGTAAGGTGGAATCCTGGTCAGTCGCGGGCGACGGCGGTGATATGTCTATTTACAGTGAGCAGGGAACTATCAAAACTGGGTTGTTAAATGCAACTTCCTCTGAAGGGTATGGGGGATGGATCACCCTAGAAGCCAATGGCAACATTACCACAGGTAAGGTGGAATCCTGGTCAGTCGCGGACGATGGCGGTAATATCTCCCTCTACAGTAACCAGGGAACGATTAATACTGAGTTATTAGATGCAACTTCCTTTGAAGGCGTTGGGGGCGCGATCGCCCTAGAAGCCAATGGCAACATTACCACAGGTAACGTGGAATCTTGGTCAATTAATCATGATGGAGGAGCGATCGCCCTCAACAGCATTACGGGATCGATCGATACCAAAAATGTGTCTTCTGACTCGCAGAGTGGCAACGGGGGAGCGATCGCCCTAACGTCTAACAACGGCAATATTACTACCAGTACCATCAATGCCCAAAGTATGGGAAGTGGTACTGGAGGAACTGTGAATATTACTGCTGGTAAATTCTTTCGGGCTACAGGCATTTTTGTAGACCGCAACAGCCTAAATTCCAGCATCTCCACGGCTGGCGGAACCAACGGCGGTAACATCACCATCCGTCACAACGGCAGCACCACAACTCCCTTCATCATCGGCAATGCTAGCCTCAACGGAACGGCTGGATCGATTACTAGTGGCGCAAGCAATACGATTGCGACAATCTTTTCAGTACCCGTACCGCCTGCCACTTACATCCAGGGCAACATTAAAATCATCACCTTCAGTCCGGCTCCCAATCTGATTCCCGCTAAAACCCCCTCGCAGCCCGTCGGAATCCCACAGCAAGAAGCATCACAACCGCAGGGGACTACTGCGCTTTCCCCCCCAGCCAATGCCAGTCAGTCCCTGGTGGAAGTTGATTCTGCATTGGCTCAAATTGATGAACCTTTCACCCAGGAATACGAACAATATCTGGGGGTGAACGATACCCCCACGATGAGCCTTACCGATGCCCGTAGTACCCTGCAAGGCATTGAGGCATCCAGCGGTATCAAAGCGGGACTCATTTATGCAATGTTTATTCCCACAACTTTGACAGTAAATGAGGCAAAAAGCCCATCCTCCTCAATTCACCAGAATACTGACAGCCTAAAACCCCAAAAAACAGAAAATCCTCAAGATCATCTGGAACTCCTACTGGTGACGGCAGAGGGACAACCGATTCGGAAACGACTTACGGGTGCAACACGGGAAAAGGTTCTCAAACTTGCCGACCAATTCCAGACGCAAGTGACTAACGTTAAAAGCTCTCGTAGCTACATAGCCCCCTCTCAGCAGATGTATCAATGGCTGCTAGCACCCCTAGAGAAAGATTTACAAAAACTCGGTATCCAGAATCTTGTCTTCCTCATGGATGGGGGCCTACGCACGATCCCCATCGCTGCTCTCCACGATGGTAAAGCGTTTATCCTTGAGCGCTACAGCGTTGGTTTGATGCCCAGCCTTAGCCTCACTGATACTCGCTACCAGAGTTTGAAAAATGCTCAAGTTTTGGCAATGGGGATCTCAACGTTTACGGATGAAAATCCTTTACCCGCAGTACCGAGGGAATTATCCGCAATCGTGCCCTATCTGTGGAAAGGCAAGTCCTTTCTCAATGAGGATTTTACTCTCAAGAATCTGAAGGCACAGCGTCAAAAACAACCATTTGAGATTGTACACCTGGCAACTCACGGAGAGTTTAATCCAGGTTCCCCTAGCAACTCCTACATTCAGTTATGGGACACCAAGCTGCGACTCGATCAGTGGCGGGAATTGGGATGGAATAACCCACCTGTAGAGTTATTAGTGCTGAGTGCCTGCCGCACAGCAGTAGGCAACGAGCAAGCGGAGTTAGGCTTTGCGGGATTAGCCGTGCAAGCAGGGGTGAAATCGGCGTTGGCAAGTTTGTGGTATGTCAGCGATGAGGGGACTCTGGGGCTGATGACAGAATTTTACGAACAATTAAAAACAGCTCCGATTAAGGCAGAGGCGCTACGTCAGGCTCAGTTGGCGATGCTCAAGGGGCAGGTGCGGCTGGAGGGTGGAAGGTTGCGGACTCGCGGTGGAGATATCTCTTTACCACCCCAATTGCTAGGCATTGGAAATCAAGTCCTCTCTCATCCTTATTATTGGTCTGCTTTTACAATGATTGGCAATCCTTGGTAA
- a CDS encoding NYN domain-containing protein produces the protein MLNNFSSNDSVFTPEQVLENRGRVAIFIDGSNLFYAALQLGIEIDYTKLLCRLTAGSRLLRSFFYTGVDRTNEKQQGFLLWMRRNGYRVIAKDLVQLPDGSKKANLDVEIAVDMMALVGSYDTAVLVSGDGDLAYAVDAVSYRGVRVEVVSLRSMTSDSLINVSDRYIDLDSIKEDIQKTPRQNYTYRPLSGIGFMDDQEDR, from the coding sequence ATGTTGAATAATTTCAGCAGTAACGACTCTGTATTTACACCAGAACAGGTTTTAGAAAATCGTGGTCGTGTAGCAATTTTCATCGATGGATCAAATCTATTTTACGCAGCTCTACAGCTCGGTATAGAAATTGACTACACTAAGCTGCTGTGCCGCTTAACCGCTGGGTCTCGCTTGTTGCGCTCTTTCTTTTACACCGGAGTCGATCGCACGAATGAAAAACAACAGGGTTTCCTGTTGTGGATGCGTCGCAATGGCTACCGGGTCATTGCCAAAGACTTAGTACAGCTACCGGATGGTTCTAAAAAAGCTAATTTGGATGTGGAAATTGCTGTCGATATGATGGCTTTAGTGGGATCTTACGATACCGCTGTTCTCGTCAGCGGAGATGGGGATTTAGCTTACGCCGTCGATGCCGTTAGCTATCGAGGTGTCCGCGTGGAAGTGGTCAGTTTGCGCTCCATGACCAGCGACAGTTTGATCAATGTATCAGATCGATATATTGATCTGGATAGCATCAAAGAAGATATCCAAAAGACGCCCAGACAAAATTATACCTACCGTCCACTTTCTGGCATTGGCTTTATGGATGACCAAGAAGATAGATAA
- the metG gene encoding methionine--tRNA ligase: protein MQPEVYDQKQERGLFFIFMSANHTGKNTFAITTPLYYVNDVPHIGSAYTTMAADVVARFERLRGKSVLLITGTDEHGQKIQRTAEMKGLAPQAHSDEIAAGFDILWQKLNIQYDRFIRTTNSRHHAIVKEFFLRVWEKDDIYLGQQKGWYCVSCEEFKDERDLLEGHHCPLHPNKEVEWRDEQNYFFRLSKYQTHLENLYHKQPNFIQPEIRRNEVLSFVSQGLQDFSISRVNLDWGFPIPVDPSHTIYVWFDALLGYVTALLEPDSDPTLENALSKWWPINMHLIGKDILRFHAVYWPAMLMSADLPMPERIFGHGFLTKDGRKISKTVGNTIDPVALVERYGAEAIRYYFLKEIEFGQDGDFNEIRFINILNADLANDLGNLLNRTLNMAKKYCNGIVPDCSSENIPADNTIKAIGLGLGDRVAQAYESLAFSKAIADIFTLIRASNKFIDDQAPWTLYKQGQQQAVEQVLYAVLESVRLAAYLLSPIIPTVSSDIYQQLGFSIDFNNKTLIDVSAAFSAHATWGTLTARQALGEARPVFPRLELP, encoded by the coding sequence TTGCAGCCCGAAGTATATGATCAAAAACAAGAAAGGGGGTTGTTTTTTATATTTATGAGTGCTAATCATACAGGTAAAAATACATTTGCAATTACTACACCGCTGTATTACGTAAACGACGTACCCCACATTGGCAGTGCTTATACAACAATGGCGGCGGATGTGGTGGCTCGGTTTGAACGACTCCGGGGAAAGTCTGTGCTGTTGATTACCGGCACGGATGAACACGGACAGAAAATTCAGCGCACAGCCGAAATGAAAGGGCTTGCACCACAAGCTCACTCTGATGAAATTGCGGCTGGATTCGACATTCTTTGGCAAAAGCTCAACATCCAGTACGATCGGTTTATCCGCACGACAAACTCCCGCCACCACGCCATTGTCAAAGAGTTTTTCCTGCGCGTCTGGGAAAAAGATGACATTTATTTGGGGCAACAAAAGGGCTGGTACTGTGTCTCCTGCGAAGAATTCAAAGATGAGCGCGACCTTTTAGAAGGGCACCACTGCCCCCTTCACCCCAATAAAGAAGTCGAGTGGCGGGATGAACAAAACTACTTTTTTCGCCTCTCTAAGTATCAAACTCATCTGGAAAACTTGTATCACAAGCAACCAAATTTTATCCAGCCAGAAATTCGCCGCAATGAAGTTTTGAGCTTTGTCAGCCAAGGGCTTCAAGATTTCTCTATTTCGCGAGTAAACCTAGACTGGGGCTTCCCAATACCCGTCGATCCCAGCCACACTATCTATGTTTGGTTTGATGCCTTATTGGGTTATGTTACAGCGTTACTTGAACCGGATAGCGACCCAACGCTAGAGAATGCTTTATCTAAGTGGTGGCCAATTAATATGCACCTGATTGGTAAAGACATTCTGCGGTTTCATGCGGTTTATTGGCCTGCCATGTTAATGTCAGCTGATCTGCCCATGCCGGAGCGAATATTTGGACATGGCTTTCTGACAAAAGACGGACGAAAGATCAGTAAAACGGTGGGTAATACCATCGATCCGGTCGCCTTGGTCGAACGCTACGGGGCAGAGGCGATTCGTTACTATTTTCTCAAGGAGATTGAATTTGGGCAAGACGGAGATTTTAACGAAATTCGATTTATTAATATCCTCAATGCTGATTTAGCAAATGACCTGGGCAATTTACTCAATCGGACGTTGAACATGGCAAAGAAATACTGCAATGGCATCGTGCCTGACTGCTCATCTGAAAACATCCCCGCAGATAACACAATTAAAGCAATTGGTCTTGGTTTAGGCGATCGCGTTGCTCAAGCTTATGAATCTCTGGCTTTTAGCAAAGCGATCGCAGATATTTTCACTTTAATTCGAGCCAGTAACAAATTTATTGACGATCAAGCTCCCTGGACTTTATACAAACAGGGTCAACAGCAGGCCGTCGAACAAGTCCTGTATGCGGTTCTAGAATCTGTTAGACTAGCAGCTTATCTGCTATCACCGATTATTCCCACCGTCAGCAGTGACATTTACCAACAGCTAGGTTTTTCAATTGACTTTAATAACAAAACGTTAATAGATGTTTCGGCTGCGTTTTCCGCCCATGCCACTTGGGGAACACTAACTGCAAGACAAGCTTTAGGTGAAGCCAGACCTGTTTTTCCAAGGCTGGAACTCCCCTAA
- a CDS encoding lysophospholipid acyltransferase family protein — MSSDNPLQISRLLLSALGTQMYMYHQDRVPQEGGVLVVSNHRSVMDAPLLMAALNRPIRFACHHYMGQVPVMRDIVHQLGCFPLETPEHRQQDFFNKAIRLLQTQQVVGIFPEGAQPMVKLTQPNEMKTFHRGFAHLALRAPVQNLAILPVAIASQEETNNSAIPLQLLSLFDPSEPLFKQTGWHPMVVYRRSSILIGRPRWITPQAREQYQGKQAKTAVASLINYCQEEIAGLLRQVSY, encoded by the coding sequence ATGTCTTCAGATAACCCTTTACAGATTTCTCGTTTGCTGCTTTCGGCATTGGGAACGCAGATGTATATGTACCATCAAGATCGCGTTCCTCAAGAAGGTGGCGTTTTAGTGGTGAGCAATCATCGCAGCGTCATGGATGCGCCATTACTAATGGCAGCTTTAAATCGTCCGATTCGGTTTGCCTGTCATCACTATATGGGTCAAGTGCCCGTGATGCGGGACATTGTCCATCAGCTGGGTTGTTTCCCTTTAGAGACGCCAGAACACCGCCAGCAAGATTTCTTTAATAAGGCGATTCGGCTGTTGCAGACCCAGCAGGTGGTTGGAATATTTCCAGAAGGTGCCCAACCGATGGTAAAGCTAACTCAGCCGAATGAAATGAAAACCTTTCACCGGGGATTTGCCCATTTGGCTTTACGTGCGCCGGTGCAAAATTTGGCAATTTTACCTGTCGCGATCGCATCCCAGGAAGAAACCAATAATTCTGCAATCCCTCTGCAATTATTAAGTTTATTTGACCCTTCCGAACCCCTATTTAAACAGACAGGCTGGCATCCAATGGTCGTTTACCGTCGATCTAGCATCCTGATTGGGCGTCCCCGTTGGATTACGCCTCAAGCGCGGGAACAATATCAAGGAAAACAAGCCAAAACTGCTGTTGCTAGTCTTATCAATTATTGTCAGGAAGAAATAGCGGGTTTACTTCGTCAGGTTTCTTATTAG
- a CDS encoding alpha/beta hydrolase — translation MPDVKSHPCFLTPRLLNPDHPLFVFLPGMDGTGQLLRAQTEGLEAAFDIRCLVIPADDLTSWDDLTEQVVALIKAEVEKQPQRSVYLCGESFGGCLVMKVALRAPELFDRIILINPASSFNQRPLLAWGSLVSGWIPEVLYRAGSVWLLPFLAHLERVAPRDRRALLDAIHSVPPKTVLWRLSLIRDFDVDASQLRRITQPTLVIAGGTDRLLPSVSEAQRLTSCLPDAEMVVLPKSGHACLLEADVNLYAIMKAENFLERRDKASLLAVS, via the coding sequence ATGCCAGACGTAAAAAGCCATCCTTGTTTTCTCACCCCCAGGCTGTTAAATCCAGACCACCCACTGTTTGTGTTCCTTCCAGGCATGGATGGCACGGGTCAATTGCTGCGAGCGCAGACCGAGGGGTTAGAGGCAGCCTTTGATATCCGTTGTTTGGTAATTCCAGCCGATGACTTGACTAGCTGGGACGATCTCACAGAACAAGTGGTCGCGCTGATTAAAGCGGAAGTGGAAAAACAGCCACAACGGTCAGTTTATTTGTGCGGCGAGTCATTTGGGGGCTGCTTGGTGATGAAAGTAGCTCTACGAGCGCCCGAACTATTTGACCGAATTATTTTGATTAATCCCGCTTCTTCCTTTAATCAGCGACCTTTGCTGGCTTGGGGATCGCTGGTGAGTGGCTGGATACCGGAAGTCCTCTACCGAGCGGGATCGGTGTGGTTATTGCCATTTTTGGCTCATTTAGAACGGGTTGCACCGCGCGATCGCCGTGCCCTTCTAGACGCTATCCACTCCGTACCCCCAAAAACTGTCCTTTGGCGACTGTCTCTGATCAGAGATTTTGATGTTGATGCTTCCCAATTACGTCGCATCACTCAACCCACCCTGGTAATTGCTGGAGGCACAGACCGGCTACTTCCCTCTGTAAGCGAAGCCCAACGCTTAACTTCTTGCCTACCCGACGCCGAAATGGTAGTGCTACCGAAGAGCGGTCACGCCTGTCTCTTAGAAGCTGATGTCAACCTCTACGCAATCATGAAAGCTGAAAATTTTTTAGAACGTCGGGATAAAGCTTCCCTCTTGGCAGTTTCTTAG